One Streptomyces sp. NBC_00554 DNA segment encodes these proteins:
- the tmk gene encoding dTMP kinase — translation MTRAEQPTAHTPAPDDALVADSRERAVRALLRQPQLKRLWSAQLVGGVGDALALLVLVVLALQAAISEGSFGGGYRGVALAVAAVFGARVLATLLFGAVLLGPLTSLTSQEGLLDRRWTMVGADGVRAALMIVAPLWIDWTPDDALAVILVVAFVTGVAERFWTVCRESAAPALLPAPPLEGATVRPLPDHMDALRRLSLRTGFLAVPIAAAALVVVSLVNNLLGAGIAWFGLHQAALASYVAAGLFAASLSVLTFLELPDARTPRARSPLEGLRRPKTGTVVDTGRTGAIPLLVLACAAVAAAISAAVAVSVLHAKDLGGGPVTYGLLVLALTGGVVIGIRTASSVVPSLSRRRLLALAIAFTGIALLAAGLVPDVTTVLLIVGFAGVGAGVAANTGHALLDQETEDYRRARTTEHLHAVVRVFVALGALVAPVVAALIGPHRLESGKFVFAHGGAAFTLMLVGALLLPVAALVLAKADDRSGVPLRHDLRDALRGGDDPAQATAVSGFFIALEGGDGAGKSTQAEALAEWIRAKGHEVVVTREPGATPVGKRLRSILLDVSSAGLSHRAEALLYAADRAEHVDTVVRPALERGAVVISDRYIDSSVAYQGAGRDLSPTEIARISRWATDGLVPHLTVLLDVSPEAARERFTEAPDRLESEPAEFHARVRSGFLTLAAADPGRYLVVDAAQEPEAVTTVVRHRLDVMLPLSEAEVKAQEEARKAAEEEARRKAEEEAARKAEEERLERERQEQLARLRAEEEERKQRELEEAQRREAERQAEEARQRAEEARRRAEEEQARKLAEEQVRAAEQERLRRQAAEEARLRAEAEARRLEKQRKAEEALLRAEEARRGAAEAAAASAAAAAAVAAEAAAVKAAASGSAGSASAAPDNETTVPTPVVAPSGGSARAVDDTAVLRPVRGDEGRGGVRSGSGAGARSGSRSDSEETAKLPQPPVPERAADETAVLPPVTSGSADETAVLPPVRDRAADETAVLPPVTSGAADQTAVLPPVRDAGAGKSASDPSDRVPPGYFRDERAAQGSEDSGDRTRELPQVDAEGTLRRRPRSDWAEETPLDDLPTLADELLGPREDDDWDEGRGRGDQRR, via the coding sequence ATGACGCGAGCCGAGCAGCCAACGGCCCACACCCCGGCCCCCGACGACGCCCTGGTCGCAGATTCCCGGGAGCGCGCCGTGCGCGCCCTGCTGCGCCAGCCGCAGTTGAAACGGCTGTGGAGCGCCCAGCTCGTGGGAGGTGTCGGTGACGCCCTGGCCCTGCTGGTCCTTGTCGTCCTGGCCCTGCAGGCGGCGATCTCCGAGGGTTCCTTCGGCGGTGGCTACCGCGGAGTCGCCCTCGCCGTGGCGGCCGTCTTCGGGGCACGTGTTCTCGCGACGCTGCTCTTCGGGGCCGTACTTCTCGGGCCGCTGACCTCGCTGACCTCCCAGGAGGGGCTGCTCGACCGGCGCTGGACCATGGTCGGGGCGGACGGCGTGCGGGCCGCGCTCATGATCGTCGCGCCCCTGTGGATCGACTGGACCCCGGATGACGCGCTCGCCGTCATCCTGGTCGTCGCCTTCGTGACCGGAGTCGCCGAGCGGTTCTGGACGGTGTGCCGGGAGAGTGCGGCGCCCGCGCTGCTGCCCGCCCCGCCGCTGGAGGGCGCCACGGTGCGCCCGCTGCCGGACCACATGGACGCGCTGCGGCGCCTGTCGCTGCGTACGGGATTCCTGGCGGTGCCGATCGCGGCCGCCGCGCTCGTGGTCGTGTCCCTCGTCAACAACCTGCTGGGCGCCGGGATCGCCTGGTTCGGCCTGCACCAGGCGGCGCTCGCCTCGTACGTCGCCGCCGGGCTGTTCGCCGCCTCGCTGTCGGTGCTGACCTTCCTCGAGCTGCCCGACGCGCGCACCCCGCGCGCCAGGTCGCCGCTGGAGGGCCTGCGCCGCCCCAAGACGGGCACGGTCGTCGACACGGGCCGTACGGGCGCCATTCCGCTCCTTGTGCTGGCCTGTGCCGCCGTCGCCGCGGCGATCTCGGCCGCCGTCGCCGTCTCCGTGCTGCACGCCAAGGACCTGGGCGGCGGACCGGTGACGTACGGGCTGCTGGTGCTGGCGCTGACCGGCGGTGTCGTCATCGGCATCCGTACGGCCTCCTCGGTGGTGCCGTCGCTGTCGCGGCGCAGGCTGCTCGCGCTGGCGATCGCCTTCACCGGCATCGCGCTGCTGGCCGCCGGGCTGGTCCCTGACGTCACCACCGTGCTGCTGATCGTCGGCTTCGCGGGCGTCGGCGCGGGCGTCGCCGCCAACACCGGGCACGCGCTGCTCGACCAGGAGACCGAGGACTACCGGCGCGCGCGGACGACCGAGCATCTGCACGCGGTCGTACGAGTGTTCGTGGCGCTCGGCGCGCTGGTGGCACCCGTGGTGGCGGCCCTGATCGGTCCGCACCGCCTGGAGAGCGGCAAGTTCGTGTTCGCGCACGGCGGCGCCGCCTTCACCCTGATGCTGGTCGGCGCGCTGCTGCTGCCGGTCGCCGCGCTGGTGCTCGCCAAGGCCGACGACCGCTCCGGGGTGCCGCTGCGGCACGACCTGCGGGACGCGCTGCGCGGCGGCGACGACCCCGCCCAGGCCACGGCCGTCTCCGGGTTCTTCATCGCTCTGGAGGGCGGTGACGGGGCCGGGAAGTCGACCCAGGCGGAGGCGCTCGCGGAGTGGATCCGCGCCAAGGGCCACGAGGTCGTGGTGACCCGGGAGCCGGGCGCCACACCGGTGGGCAAGCGGCTGCGGTCGATCCTCCTCGACGTGTCGTCGGCCGGTCTTTCACACCGGGCGGAGGCGCTGCTGTACGCCGCCGACCGCGCGGAGCACGTCGACACGGTGGTGCGGCCCGCGCTGGAGCGGGGGGCCGTCGTGATCTCCGACCGGTACATCGACTCCTCGGTGGCGTACCAGGGGGCGGGCCGCGATCTGTCGCCGACCGAGATCGCGCGGATCTCGCGCTGGGCCACGGACGGACTCGTTCCGCATCTGACGGTGCTGCTTGACGTCTCGCCGGAAGCGGCGCGTGAGCGGTTCACGGAGGCGCCGGACCGGCTGGAGTCGGAGCCCGCCGAGTTCCACGCGCGCGTGCGGTCCGGTTTCCTGACGCTCGCCGCCGCCGACCCGGGGCGCTACCTCGTCGTCGACGCCGCCCAGGAGCCCGAGGCGGTCACCACCGTCGTACGGCATCGGCTCGACGTGATGCTGCCCCTCTCCGAGGCCGAGGTGAAGGCCCAGGAGGAGGCTCGCAAGGCGGCCGAGGAAGAGGCCCGGCGCAAGGCCGAGGAGGAGGCCGCGCGCAAGGCAGAGGAGGAGCGCCTGGAGCGTGAGCGCCAGGAGCAGCTCGCCAGGCTGCGCGCGGAGGAAGAGGAGCGCAAGCAGCGCGAGCTGGAGGAGGCCCAGCGGCGCGAGGCCGAGCGCCAGGCGGAGGAGGCCAGGCAGCGTGCCGAGGAGGCCCGCCGCCGTGCCGAGGAGGAGCAGGCCCGCAAGCTGGCGGAGGAGCAGGTCAGGGCCGCCGAGCAGGAGCGTCTGCGCAGGCAGGCCGCCGAGGAGGCGCGGCTGCGCGCCGAGGCGGAGGCGCGCCGCTTGGAGAAGCAGCGGAAGGCCGAGGAGGCGTTGCTGCGGGCGGAGGAGGCTCGGCGGGGGGCGGCGGAAGCGGCGGCGGCTTCGGCGGCCGCGGCCGCTGCGGTGGCTGCCGAAGCTGCGGCGGTGAAGGCTGCCGCTTCCGGTTCGGCGGGTTCTGCTTCGGCGGCGCCCGACAACGAGACGACCGTGCCTACGCCGGTCGTGGCGCCGTCGGGCGGGTCTGCCCGGGCGGTGGACGACACGGCGGTGCTGCGGCCGGTGCGGGGTGATGAGGGCCGGGGCGGTGTGCGGTCCGGTTCCGGGGCGGGTGCTCGTTCTGGTTCGCGGTCCGACTCCGAGGAGACGGCCAAGCTGCCGCAGCCGCCTGTGCCTGAGCGGGCTGCGGACGAGACGGCGGTGCTGCCGCCGGTGACTTCGGGGTCGGCGGACGAGACGGCTGTGCTGCCGCCGGTGCGGGACAGGGCTGCGGACGAGACGGCCGTGCTGCCGCCGGTGACTTCGGGTGCTGCCGATCAGACGGCTGTGCTGCCTCCGGTTCGGGACGCGGGTGCGGGCAAGTCAGCGAGTGATCCCTCGGATCGGGTGCCGCCGGGCTACTTCCGCGACGAGCGCGCGGCCCAGGGGTCCGAGGACTCCGGCGACCGTACGCGCGAGCTGCCCCAGGTCGACGCCGAGGGCACCCTGCGTCGACGCCCTCGCTCTGACTGGGCGGAGGAGACACCGCTCGACGATCTCCCGACGCTGGCGGACGAGTTGCTGGGCCCGCGCGAGGACGACGACTGGGACGAGGGGCGGGGGAGGGGCGACCAGCGCCGCTGA